The following proteins come from a genomic window of Diorhabda carinulata isolate Delta chromosome X, icDioCari1.1, whole genome shotgun sequence:
- the LOC130901766 gene encoding uncharacterized protein LOC130901766: MSLYKNNVSNRKKTNSNNFLFKMIVFKSLIFLCCTIFVSSTEIISQVSNLTNDCYITQYSQVANALSKCTSIVIDSLVVPSGKTLDLKLKDGAILAFKGTTTFEVGYNDITLMTISGNNINVFGESGSLIHGQGEKYWDGQGGSGVKKPKLFQIHDVNHAVFKNINLKNCPLFCLSIVKATDLSIDGFKADCSEGDSGSAHVGRNTDGIGISWSSNVRINNVFIHNQDQCLYVNQGSNMVFTNIHCVNSNGICATAGFAEDNYEENTTKNISFHNCLMEGGLTGVQIIAMAKGGPGEISDISFQNVKLVGVRQQGIFVEMDYGNAGHLNNNIEVKNLKMSQIYGTVADGARQIYIKCGAKCHDWTFSNINLTGGGTPNSCNYVPAGFSC; this comes from the exons ATGTCCTTGTATAAAAATAACGTTTCCAAtcgtaaaaaaacaaattcaaacaattttcttttcaaaatgattgttttcaaatctctaatttttctttgttgcACAATTTTCGTGTCCAGCACCGAAATTATATCAcaagtttcaaatttaactaacGATTGTTATATAACTCAGTACTCCCAAGTAGCTAATGCACTTAGCAAATGTACGAGTATTGTTATTGATAGTCTCGTAGTACCGAGCGGTAAAACCCTagatttgaaattgaaagatGGTGCAATACTTGCTTTCAAAGGTACTACCACCTTCGAAGTTGGTTATAATGATATAACTTTGATGACTATATCAGGAAACAATATAAATGTTTTCGGCGAATCAG GTTCTCTCATACATGGTCAAGGTGAAAAATATTGGGACGGTCAAGGTGGGTCTGGTGTTAAAAAACCAAAACTTTTCCAAATACATGACGTAAACCATGCGGTTTTCAAAaacatcaatttgaaaaattgccCTTTGTTCTGTCTTTCAATAGTTAAAGCCACAGATCTATCGATAGATGGATTTAAAGCTGATTGTTCGGAAGGAGATAGCGGGTCGGCG cATGTCGGCAGAAACACCGACGGTATTGGTATATCTTGGTCATCAAACGTACGTATCAACAACGTTTTCATCCATAATCAGGACCAATGTTTATACGTCAACCAAGGTTCCAACATGGTATTCACTAACATCCACTGCGTTAATTCGAACGGTATTTGCGCTACGGCAGGTTTCGCCGAGGATAATTACGAAGAAAACACCACCAAGAACATCAGTTTCCATAATTGCCTCATGGAAGGCGGGCTTACGGGTGTACAAATTATCGCCATGGCTAAAGGAGGACCAGGTGAAATTAGCGACATCTCTTTCCAAAATGTTAAACTCGTAG GGGTTCGTCAACAAGGTATATTCGTCGAAATGGATTATGGTAACGCGGGTCAcctcaataacaacatagaagtgaaaaatttgaaaatgtctcAGATTTATGGTACAGTAGCAGATGGGGCTAGACAAATTTACATTAAATGCGGAGCGAAATGTCACGACTGGACCTTTTCCAACATCAATTTAACCGGCGGCGGTACCCCGAATTCTTGCAACTACGTTCCTGCTGGATTTTCgtgttaa
- the LOC130901484 gene encoding uncharacterized protein LOC130901484: protein MQFLLLFPIVLYLCMVAVHPHLLGVGGMQLQQREMSQSNQMENALGVNLTLGLSTNSYSRSSRMNSERMKRIKRAVYINKAKSCFIIVQIPSIKMTTVASTTTADIDPRVNNTQA, encoded by the exons ATGCAATTTCTTTTACTATTTCCAATTGTGCTTTATTTA TGCATGGTGGCTGTACATCCACACCTATTAGGTGTAGGTGGAATGCAACTGCAACAAAGAGAAATGAGCCAATCTAACCAAATGGAAAATGCACTCGGGGTCAATTTAACGCTTGGCTTAAGCACAAATTCGTACTCTCGTTCGAGTAGAATGAATAGTGAACGAATGAAGAGAATAAAACGAGCTgtttatattaataaagcaAAAAGTTGTTTCATAATTGTTCAAATACCGAGCATCAAAA TGACTACAGTGGCTTCGACAACTACTGCTGATATAGATCCAAGAGTAAATAATACTCAAGCTTGA
- the LOC130901918 gene encoding cyclin-dependent kinase 14 isoform X8 codes for MGSMRSAQSAEWNNVGGHDRVKRQLSVSSDSKLLDEDIREETKVILRPRKPPRPKSEVLLNQGGDHRRTKRYSAFGGDSPFGKSEAYIKLEQLGEGSYATVYKGFSNLQNQVVALKEIILQEEEGAPFTAIREASLLKELKHANIVTLHDIVHTRQTLTFVFEYVHTDLSQYLERHSGGLDSRNVRLFLFQLLRGLAYCHKRRVLHRDVKPQNLLISEIGELKLADFGLARAKSVPSHTYSHEVVTLWYRPPDVLLGSTDYSTSLDMWGVGCIFVEMITGMAIFPGVRDTYDQLDKIFKILGTPTEEDWPGVSQLPGYHKIHKLGQYKPRKLGFCWSALHDIVHGESMASGLLQLNPQLRLGAEEAMLHPYFDGLPKKLLELPDDGVALLEDSHLKNLIIGDVEDHKVQTFTRVILDNDLDDEKRNIFRLLYSLFL; via the exons ATGGGTTCAATGCGGAGCGCACAATCAGCTG AATGGAATAATGTCGGTGGACACGACAGGGTCAAGAGGCAATTATCGGTTTCTAGCGATAGTAAATTATTAGACGAAGATATTCGAGAAGAGACTAAAGTGATACTGAGGCCGAGAAAACCCCCGAGACCTAAATCGGAAGTTTTGCTCAATCAGGGTGGTGATCATCGACGAACGAAGCGATATTCGGCGTTCGGG GGCGATTCACCCTTCGGGAAATCAGAAGCTTATATTAAATTAGAACAATTAGGTGAAGGTTCATACGCGACTGTGTACAAAGGATTTAGCAA TTTACAAAATCAAGTTGTGGCGTTAAAAGAAATAATCCTCCAAGAAGAAGAAGGTGCTCCATTTACAGCAATCCGAGAAGCTTCCTTATTAAAAGAACTGAAACACGCGAATATCGTCACTTTACATGACATCGTACATACCAGACAGACACTGACATTCGTCTTCGAATACGTC CATACGGATCTATCGCAATATTTAGAACGACACAGCGGTGGTTTGGATTCCAGAAACGTCAGACTGTTCCTCTTCCAATTACTTAGAGGTCTTGCATATTGCCACAAAAGAAGAGTCCTCCATCGCGACGTCAAACCCCAAAATCTCCTAATCAGCGAAATCGGCGAATTAAAATTAGCAGATTTCGGTTTGGCGCGAGCCAAATCCGTACCGAGCCATACGTACTCCCACGAGGTCGTTACCTTATGGTACCGACCGCCCGACGTACTATTAGGCAGCACCGATTATTCTACGTCGTTGGATATGTGGGGAGTCGGTTGTATATTCGTCGAAATGATAACAGGAATGGCGATATTTCCAGGAGTCCGTGATACCTACGATCAACTAGATAAAATATTCAAG ATTCTTGGTACTCCGACAGAAGAAGATTGGCCGGGGGTTAGTCAACTACCAGGGTATCACAAAATACACAAATTGGGGCAGTACAAACCTCGTAAATTGGGTTTTTGTTGGTCAGCGCTCCACGATATCGTACACGGTGAAAGTATGGCTAGCGGTCTGCTCCAATTGAATCCTCAACTACGATTAGGCGCCGAAGAAGCCATGTTACATCCTTATTTCGATGGGTTACCTAAGAAGCTACTAGAACTACCGGACG ATGGTGTGGCCCTGCTAGAGGATTCGCAtttaaaaaacttaattattgGAGATGTTGAGGATCATAAAGTACAGACATTTACGAGAGTAATTTTGGATAATGATCTTGATgacgaaaaaagaaatatatttcgaCTTCTATATTCACTTTTCTTGTGA
- the LOC130901918 gene encoding cyclin-dependent kinase 14 isoform X5 yields MREKKSGALSRMQKLKKRLSHSFGRLSVSKEEAEEHNHHGKLPYNGYSDEFLDRLEPNGNIPAGKNIRYGEYSTYGPSGEMGSMRSAQSAEWNNVGGHDRVKRQLSVSSDSKLLDEDIREETKVILRPRKPPRPKSEVLLNQGGDHRRTKRYSAFGGDSPFGKSEAYIKLEQLGEGSYATVYKGFSNLQNQVVALKEIILQEEEGAPFTAIREASLLKELKHANIVTLHDIVHTRQTLTFVFEYVHTDLSQYLERHSGGLDSRNVRLFLFQLLRGLAYCHKRRVLHRDVKPQNLLISEIGELKLADFGLARAKSVPSHTYSHEVVTLWYRPPDVLLGSTDYSTSLDMWGVGCIFVEMITGMAIFPGVRDTYDQLDKIFKILGTPTEEDWPGVSQLPGYHKIHKLGQYKPRKLGFCWSALHDIVHGESMASGLLQLNPQLRLGAEEAMLHPYFDGLPKKLLELPDDGVALLEDSHLKNLIIGDVEDHKVQTFTRVILDNDLDDEKRNIFRLLYSLFL; encoded by the exons ccGTATCGAAGGAAGAAGCGGAAGAACACAACCACCACGGTAAATTACCTTACAATGGTTACAGTGATGAATTTCTTGATCGACTAGAACCAAATGGAAATATACCTGCCGGAAAGAATATTAGATACG gCGAGTATTCCACTTACGGTCCAAGCGGAGAAATGGGTTCAATGCGGAGCGCACAATCAGCTG AATGGAATAATGTCGGTGGACACGACAGGGTCAAGAGGCAATTATCGGTTTCTAGCGATAGTAAATTATTAGACGAAGATATTCGAGAAGAGACTAAAGTGATACTGAGGCCGAGAAAACCCCCGAGACCTAAATCGGAAGTTTTGCTCAATCAGGGTGGTGATCATCGACGAACGAAGCGATATTCGGCGTTCGGG GGCGATTCACCCTTCGGGAAATCAGAAGCTTATATTAAATTAGAACAATTAGGTGAAGGTTCATACGCGACTGTGTACAAAGGATTTAGCAA TTTACAAAATCAAGTTGTGGCGTTAAAAGAAATAATCCTCCAAGAAGAAGAAGGTGCTCCATTTACAGCAATCCGAGAAGCTTCCTTATTAAAAGAACTGAAACACGCGAATATCGTCACTTTACATGACATCGTACATACCAGACAGACACTGACATTCGTCTTCGAATACGTC CATACGGATCTATCGCAATATTTAGAACGACACAGCGGTGGTTTGGATTCCAGAAACGTCAGACTGTTCCTCTTCCAATTACTTAGAGGTCTTGCATATTGCCACAAAAGAAGAGTCCTCCATCGCGACGTCAAACCCCAAAATCTCCTAATCAGCGAAATCGGCGAATTAAAATTAGCAGATTTCGGTTTGGCGCGAGCCAAATCCGTACCGAGCCATACGTACTCCCACGAGGTCGTTACCTTATGGTACCGACCGCCCGACGTACTATTAGGCAGCACCGATTATTCTACGTCGTTGGATATGTGGGGAGTCGGTTGTATATTCGTCGAAATGATAACAGGAATGGCGATATTTCCAGGAGTCCGTGATACCTACGATCAACTAGATAAAATATTCAAG ATTCTTGGTACTCCGACAGAAGAAGATTGGCCGGGGGTTAGTCAACTACCAGGGTATCACAAAATACACAAATTGGGGCAGTACAAACCTCGTAAATTGGGTTTTTGTTGGTCAGCGCTCCACGATATCGTACACGGTGAAAGTATGGCTAGCGGTCTGCTCCAATTGAATCCTCAACTACGATTAGGCGCCGAAGAAGCCATGTTACATCCTTATTTCGATGGGTTACCTAAGAAGCTACTAGAACTACCGGACG ATGGTGTGGCCCTGCTAGAGGATTCGCAtttaaaaaacttaattattgGAGATGTTGAGGATCATAAAGTACAGACATTTACGAGAGTAATTTTGGATAATGATCTTGATgacgaaaaaagaaatatatttcgaCTTCTATATTCACTTTTCTTGTGA
- the LOC130901767 gene encoding alpha-tocopherol transfer protein-like — translation MSYKEIKVEELYNKDDKLKKEDVKGLMEWLEKQPHLPNVSELQVAIFLHSCYYGIEATKNSIDTYFTVKTICGDIFGSKNPKSDEALQLALNTLLVYPLPKLTDTGDLVVLCSLIDTNPDNYVVASQFNLFDLATVVYTLQNGPPQGVQIVVDMKGIVFAHFLKLNPIVIKKFLYYLQEGMPIRLKSLQFINIVSFMDKILALIKPFMKKELIDSLYLHTNTESIFKQIPKDVFPQEYGGSCESIKILQEKTKCQMNDNAELIVFLTNQVVDESKRHGKPKNANEIFGVEGSFKKLQVD, via the exons ATGTCTTACAAGGAAATAAAAGTCGAAGAATTGTACAATAAagatgataaattgaaaaaagaagatgTTAAAGGTTTGATGGAATGGTTAGAGAAACAACCTCATTTACCAAATGTCTCTG AATTGCAAGTAGCTATATTTTTACATAGTTGTTATTATGGTATTGAAGCTACCAAAAATTCCATAGATACGTATTTCACAGTAAAGACGATATGTGGTGATATCTTTGGTTCAAAGAATCCGAAATCTGACGAGGCTTTACAATTAGCTCTCAATACGTT ATTAGTTTATCCTCTTCCTAAACTAACAGACACTGGTGATTTAGTGGTGCTATGTAGTTTAATTGACACGAATCCGGATAATTACGTAGTTGCATCTCAATTTAATCTATTCGATTTGGCAACCGTGGTGTATACTCTTCAAAATGGCCCCCCTCAAGGGGTACAAATCGTAGTAGATATGAAGGGAATTGTATTTgctcattttttgaaattgaatccaattgttattaaaaaatttttgtattatttacag GAAGGTATGCCGATAAGATTGAAAAGCCTCcaatttattaatatcgttTCTTTTATGGATAAAATTTTAGCTTTAATTAAACCGTTTATGAAAAAAGAACTAATTGACTCG TTATATTTACACACTAATACTGAATCCATATTCAAACAAATACCGAAAGATGTTTTTCCACAAGAATACGGAGGATCTTgtgaatctataaaaattttacaag aaaaaactaaATGTCAAATGAACGACAATGCGGAATTAATAGTGTTTTTAACAAACCAAGTCGTCGATGAATCTAAAAGGCATGGTAAACCCAAAAACgctaatgaaatatttggagtagaaggaagtttcaaaaaattacaagttgattaa
- the LOC130901260 gene encoding uncharacterized protein LOC130901260, with translation MVKLVHYISVVSLITFACCISAEQHPKPPKMAECLNEIGITEDEVFDKNFEDRKISCFWKCIMEINGLVASDGVVNPDKLENSFPEDAPKFPADVVSEMKTCLGTVGKINSCDDVQKIRQCIE, from the exons ATGGTGAAATTAGTACACTACATTTCAGTTGTTTCTTTAATTACTTTT gCCTGCTGTATATCAGCAGAGCAGCACCCTAAGCCACCAAAAATGGCAGAATGTCTTAATGAAATCGGTATAACTGAAGATGaagtatttgataaaaattttgaagacaGAAAGATTTCTTGTTTTTGGAAGTGTATTATGGAAATTAATGGTCTAGTTGCTTCTGACGGAGTCGTAAATCCGGATAAATTAGAAAACAGTTTTCCAGAAGATGCTCCTAAATTCCCTGCTGATGTTGTGAGCGAAATGAAAACATGTTTAGGAACAGTCGGTAAAATAAACAGTTGCGATGACGTACAAAAAATAAGACAGTGTATTGAGTAG